Part of the Sciurus carolinensis chromosome 7, mSciCar1.2, whole genome shotgun sequence genome, CAGTGGGGATCTCAGGCTGCCGCCAACAATGCCTGGAATTCCATGCCAGGTTGCCTCCAGGTTTGTTTGCACACAGCCATCTCCATCCTGGAACACTGGCCAGGACCCGAAGGCCCAGTGTCGGGGTGCTAGGGCTGTAAATGCACCTGAGGTTCTCCTGCTGCGAGTGCTAGTGGTTACCATCTTGCTGcttctttgcagggtcactcctttgtgtaaGTGCATCCCTGGGGGCCTCTctgcattgagatcttgggactgcatcggaatggcattgagatcttgggactgcagtgTGACCAGGTCTGGGGTATCTGAAACCCAGATCTATCAGATAGTGACTGGATCTGAGTGGACAGGTCTTGACCAGGCAATCCTGTGAAAAGTCAGAGACTGGGGGCATTCTCCCCTGGGGAAGCACAGGTTGCCGTGGCTGGAGAGAGCCAGGCTCCCTAGCTCCATGAGCCCTGAAGTGCACAGGGACAGGTGTGACTGAATTCATCTGGTGGGAAGGTTGGAAGAGGGTGTGTGGGCATGTTTTTATCCACTCCCCCAGCCGGTCAGTCTGGCACCAACTTGGCTGGAGCTACTGTCAAACTCCAGGCATGCCACCCATGACAACTCTTACAGAGCTCAGGTTTAGCCTATTccggagccattctaacatggatTATGGTAGGAGGCAGTCTCACCTCAGGTAAGGTGGAGTtcttgacaaataacacaatacaGCATTACATctaaacatgaatcaaacaagGACTACCTGAgctttaaactttctttttgtggaaaaagtggcaaaatgcttccatgttttacatGGTCACCTTTAAACAGACCAGGCTCTCcttaatatctttcaaaaattcatttcaatTCCAATTTCAGTGTGAAGAGTAAACCAGAATTGTATATATgacttattgacaacaggttactcAATTCAGCTCTcaaacatcaaatgacatgaataaataccaaccacatttgttatttttatacaagCCTAAGATTTTCCTGCATATAATTTTAGTTTAGAGTACACCAACTTGGCAAAGTTTTATATTTAACTAAGTGTAACTTTTTAAAGTGCAATTAAGAAACCAGAGTGTATGATTACAATAATCACAGGTGTGCATGgattaacaaaaaattaaaggacagtCTTACATCTCTTATATATTTAGGAAACAGGGTTAgtgatcagaaattgacttacTCAAAGCAAACATATATAAGACAGCTCTTCAAATGTCACTGTGGCCCTTCTATGTCAGACACAATGTATAAAACAGAGCACTTATTGGTAAACTTGCCAGTAAActttacataacacttagacaaggcttaGACAGATACACTTCTCAGATGCACACTTATACCTAATCACATATAttagggtgtcaactatattgttaGGTTTaagtaacagttgtttgtttaaacCAATTACAAAGTACTCATTtatgactttaaaacaggtacaaactcTAATTCTTTATGAACTTAATTTTTCCAAGTAACAACACAAGAAAATTTCCTTGATAGACAAATTGTCACCAAAACCCACTGTAAGTGCAAATCATGGGAAGCAGACTTCAATGGATTCAGAGAAGACTTACTCCTTCATGGACTCAGGCACAGTTGGGACCCATTTTCTGGATGAGAAAATGACCATCAGTTACagagggaattttggttttatagggtacaatgatgtaatcactGGAAACTGTGTATGTGCAATTTTGActgtcaggggctagttgtacaagTTAAAACTTTGATTTAGGAGGGTAATTGTAAAAAGTTGAAGCTCATTGTTGTGTAGAGAGATGAGAGTCCAGATCCCAGGGATGGGTACTCAAATCTtgcctcttgcttttctttctctggaatctattgtttcccagagtttcaatatttgcaaTGCccccatttaggactaatttgccatgggggaaggtcaaagtttaggacccagcattcagtatttgcccctttcctttaggaCCCTTGTAATTAGGAAAGGGTACGCTGGGAGAGCGTTAATTTTTGGTCAagtttccctccctcctccctagccacaactgtccctccatttttcttggggagccatcttgtaggaatattattttccataatcacAAACACAGAATTGAGATTTACCTTCAGCAACTTActcagacatttaaaaatttgcatgCTTAGTTTTGTCCTTCTTCATCTCAGAATTCTTCACAAGAACATTATATTACTAGGCAAAATATtctctcatccagaaacatttcttcaCCTTGTAATTTTCTATACTAATATAATTCCATACCTGTAATTTTTTGTAATCTTTTCTAGCTTTGGaccctttctttaattcatattcTGAAGTGATCCTTttgaatgttatctgtgcatttgttttaaaatacaaatttcatcccaggagagggttAGACAATCCAGCATGTACAAAAACTATATCTTAGCTCCCCGGCCCCGGGAGCGGCCgcggagccgccgccgccgcccagACTGCGCCGCGCGGGAGGCGGGATTCGCAAGTTGCAAAGTATGAAAAGTAGCAGGTTGGAGCGCTGCAACTCCACCTCAAGAGCCCAACTAGTGCTCCTGAGCTAGCACAGCAACCCCTTTGGTCTCCATCATCCCACCCTCCTACACAGAAAATAAACCAGAATGAGTTATGCAGAAAAGCCTGATGAAATCACGAAAGATGAGTGGATGGAAAAGCTCAACAACCTACACGTCCAGCGGGCGGACATGAACCGCCTCATCATGAACTACTTGGTCACAGAGGGCTTTAAGGAAGCAGCGGAGAAATTTCGCATGgaatctgggattgaacccagcgtgGATCTGGAAACTCTTGATGAGCGAATCAAGATTCGGGAGATGATTCTGAAGGGTCAGATTCAGGAGGCCATCGCATTGATCAACAGCCTTCATCCGGAGCTCTTGGACACAAACCGGTACCTTTACTTTCATCTGCAGCAACAGCATTTGATTGAGTTGATCCGCCAGCGAGAGACTGAGGCAGCGCTGGAGTTTGCCCAGACGCAGCTGGCAGAGCAGGCGAGGAGAGCAGAGAGTGCCTCACCGAGATGGAGCGCACCCTGGCCCTGCTGGCCTTCGACAGCCCCGAGGAGTCGCCCTTTGGAGACCTCCTCCACATGATGCAGAGGCAGAAGGTTTGGAGTGAAGTTAACCAAGCTGTTCTAGATTATGAAAATCGCGAATCAACACCCAAGCTGGCAAAATTACTGAAACTGCTACTTTGGGCTCAGAATGAGCTGGACCAGAAGAAAGTAAATATCCCAAAATGACAGACCTTAGCAAAGGTGTGATCGAGGAGCCCAAGTAGAGCCTGTGCAGCCAACCCCGCGCTTTCTGCGCACAGGACTCACCTTCCCTCGGCTCGACCCAAGGATCTCACTGCAGTAGAAACCTTTTcccctgtactttttttttttttttttttttttttttttttgactatcaGCATCTTTCTTAAAAGGAAACCGGCCCTTTTAAATGCTGGAAGCCCCACAGTAAAGGGCACATCTGGGAAGGCTGGCTGGCTGTGCACGTGGTGTGTCCTGAGGACCTGGATGCCATGCATCACTGTCAGGGTGCTCCTGTGCCTGGCTGCCCTCGGGCTGGGTTCCTAGGGCTGCCGGTTTAACCTGGGCCTCCCCTCAAGGGACATGAAGAGCATCCATCACCTTGCTTTTGTTGGCTTGTAGGCAGATGATGCCTTTGTTGATTTTCCTGAGTCTTGTCAGGCCTTCATCTTCAAGTTTTTCCTCAtcctgtgtttttcatttttttttcttctctaggaCAGAACATATAAATTTGTAAATCCTAATTCACAGATGACTTTTGCGTGAGGGTATTGagttgaatttgtttttctctttggtcTGGGTTATGTGGCTCTTGGGGAGATGTGTGTGCGAGGGTGGAGCTGTGTgcgttttaattttttaaatatatattttggtgcTGTATGTGATGAGGGACGAATCAGTGAATTATCTCTTATAGGcagttttgttaaaaataaaggtttctctctgaaaaagaaaaaaaaaaaaaaactatatcttaatcttttttctcccaggttgcattCATCAagttggagcacaggatatttttgagcctgacctgCCTCtgttatcattatcacaatgccatcccctttaagtgagttccccactgtcaattgcACCCAGAGGCTCCTTTGGGCCTTTATCTTATACcaggcatattcatacatgatgGAGGAGGCCTCCCCACccttttctttaggcttccttgaagatTCCTTTGCAAAGGCTTCCTACAGAACACAGGTTGGCcttagttctttcttttccttttctgggtgCAGTTACTCTGCCGATCTCCGCAGGCATTTAGCTTGATGGGATCTTAttatagcaagaattgctttgcTCCAGTGATGAATATCACATGGGCATATTGggtgtcctgtcagatcttaaaaggggacACTCTTCCTGTCCCCTGGTCATAAACTGACTGTGCTGGGACCTACTACCACATGctttgtggccagcagcctcTACCCCTGGGGACAAAAGGGACTACAAGCCAGGGCAGAGGTCAGGTTCTCCTTGGTCATTTTTCTGCAGCTCAGGCAGCTTTTCTGAgatccaccccccacccccagtttaGGGCTGGTGTCCTAGATCCACAGTGAGATGATCTGAGAGTTCCTGAGGCCAGGCTGAGACACAGGTTGGGAGTGCCAGCCCTGGGTTTAAAGATTGAAATCCAC contains:
- the LOC124989012 gene encoding LOW QUALITY PROTEIN: glucose-induced degradation protein 8 homolog (The sequence of the model RefSeq protein was modified relative to this genomic sequence to represent the inferred CDS: inserted 2 bases in 2 codons), whose product is MSYAEKPDEITKDEWMEKLNNLHVQRADMNRLIMNYLVTEGFKEAAEKFRMESGIEPSVDLETLDERIKIREMILKGQIQEAIALINSLHPELLDTNRYLYFHLQQQHLIELIRQRETEAALEFAQTQLAEXGEESRECLTEMERTLALLAFDSPEESPFGDLLHMMQRQKVWSEVNQAVLDYENRESTPKLAKLLKLLLWAQNELDQKKXKYPKMTDLSKGVIEEPK